The window CGGTGAGATCTCcagaaattgtaaaaaaaaaaaagataagggTTCTCTAGGGAtataggtttttgttttctctcactctctcgcAAGGAAGCTGGTTGATGCTGAAATCGTCTTCCCTCAGAAAATGCGAAAATCGTTCAAGGATTCACTCAAGGCTCTTGAAGCTGATATCCAGTTCGCCAACACCctgttagtatatatatatatatatatcttcctcTCTGGCTCTCTCTCTgtcttgtcttttcttttcttctggtTTTATTCGCATGTTTCGatgttttggtaaaaatttgatttgtgttcttcttcttagtcAGGAGAGTAGTCAATTGTTTcggaaatttgtttttaagtatgtttttttttttgttgctcttCCGATTCAGTTAGATCAGATTGTTTTCGCACTTTTGAGTTCTCTCCAAGTTTCTCAGACGATGTTCAGTTTTTGATACTTGTGAATCTGAATCTCTGTTGTCTGCTGAGTCTGTGTCTGCTGATGTCATAATGAAATTTTGAGACTTTGCGTTTACGCGAGAGCTCCCTTGGCTTAGTCTCATACGCCACCTCTTCTTTTGGTCAGATCACACATATCTATACTAGTCAAGTCAATTCTTTTTCCTTTGGTCATAAATTCTAATTCTATCCTAAGTTGACTTGGTTTGTTGGATTAAGCTGGTGAAGCAACATGTTCTCATGTTGCGTACTAATCTCCTAAATTCATTTTAAATCAAGACTGTAGGGaatcaaaacataatttattgaaagaaaaacaatgatTTTTGTATGAAGGGCATCAGAGTATCCAGAGGAGTATGATGGTGGCTGCGTGCAGATGAGACTATCTTACAGCCCCGCGgctcatctctttctcttccttcttcagtGGACGGATTGTCATTTCGCTGGCGCTCTTGGATTGCTTAGGATCCTTATTTATAAGGTGGGTTGATATTTTCTGCTGTTTCCTTATTGGATTTTTTAATCCTCTGTTCTTGTCTAGCTCTCGGATATgtgattctctgttttttgtagGCATATGTTGATGGGAAAACCACAATGTCGCTACATGAACGCAAAGCTAGCATCAGAGAATTCTATGGTAATTTTACCAAATTGGCGCATTAGTGTCTCTTAAGCTATAAGCATGTCAGATTAGTCCACCTGATGTTTTTCTTCTGACTAGCAATGGATGTTGATGAGCAGATGTGTTGTTTCCTTCGCTATTGCAACTTCACGGAGGGATAACCGATGTAGAAGAAAGGAAACAGAAGGAGATATGCGACAAAAGATACCGGAAAAAGGACAGAACAGATAAAGGAAAGATGTCAGAGATCGACTTGGAGAGGGAAGAAGAGTGTGGCATTTGCTTGGAGGTTCGGAATAAAGTTGTTCTTCCTACTTGCAATCACTCCATGTGTATAAACTGCTACAGAAACTGGTATGATGGTTAGCTTCCACTTGTTGTTACTCGCTCTTAGTTTATTTCACTCACACTCATCATCAGCCTTTGTTAGAAGTTATTGAATCCATTGTGTTGCTTGAAAACAGGCGTGCACGGTCACAGTCGTGCCCGTTCTGTAGAGGCAGCTTGAAAAGGGTGAATTCTGGTGATCTGTGGATTTACACTTCGAGCAAAGAGATTGCGGATATACCAGCGATTTACAAGGAGAATCTGAAGAGGTTGTTGATTTACATTGACAAGTTGCCTCTCGTTGCTTCTGATCCAAATCTAGGCTCTTATGCTCCTCTTGCTCGGTGAACAGttcactctctctctatatTTCTTCTAGTTATGCACATAGCAATATTACATCATCTCTTTGTGCCCACTTTGTATATAACAACATTTTAtgtgttttctctctttctgtttctgccttttaagttattttttattcagCTCTCTACAGTCTCTGGTTTGGATTTTGTGTATAAAAACAAACCACCTTTGGTTAACCACATTGATAGATCTCGATAATTTGTTGACGTGGGTCTGCTTAATCACACTGTTGGATCAGGTTATGAAATATACCAACCGATTGGTTTTCCAATCCGACCGATTTGGCTCATCGTTTTTTGGCataatttggttttgatatGGATTGATTGGTTAAACCGAAAACCGGTTAGTTTCAGCAAATTTAAATGGGAGGGAAGATCGTATCACAGTTGCACGTGGCTTCTTTTAATTGGTTATTGACTTATTTGACCCAATCAGGCTATAGCTCATCTAGATTCTATTGCCAAGTGGATTTGAAACGTCATCAGATCACACAGAATATAATAGATAAGGTTAGTATTTTATTTCACCGTCAGATGGATTTGTGAACCGATCGAACGGCCATGATCGTTTATCCAAGATAGCTCCGCTCCATAAACAACAAAGAAGTTACATGCATCTTTCTATAATCATGGATCAAGAAACAGCGCgttcttctctctattttcCTGAAAGTCACAAAACGATATCGCTGGAGAGATGGCCGCCACATCGACCGCTGCTGCAGTAGCTCCCGGTATCCATTCCGGATCGGGTTGGTTTACAGAATCGAGTTTGGGCTTTTGCTTGTTTTggtattatttacttatttgggCCATTACATTATAGTGGCCTTTCccgaaaatattaaaaacctactcgttatagaatattaaaatgaaatcaACGGCCCAAGAGCTTATAttgcatatacaaaaagatTCTTTAGCCCTAATAGCAAGCAGGTTAAAAGGTTTTGTTAAATGGTTAAAGAGACCGTACAAAAAGATATAGTGATACTGATACACACAGGACAGGATATACACAATCACATAACTAAAAGTCTAAAGTCACCCCACACAGACAAAGAATAAAAGAATGAATAAGTCACACATTGGCACCGCGTGGGGATTTGGTTGAATGAACATTGTGAAGTCGCATTGAAAACGACGTCTCGTATGGTCGTATCCCTTGTCACTGTTTCGTAATCAGGGAGGTCGTtgaattattgtttgttttttagtttatacTTGGATTACGACACACGTATCAAACGGTTTCAATGTCTTCAAATTATCGTAGACAGACTCAATTGAATTGATTTGTAAACATACATACGATATCCCCAAAATAAATAATCCTCGAGGAGGGTCGTCTCaaataataaagatatatacaagtattaaattattaatgaatTGAATATAGAACTAACTGGTTGGTTCAACGATCAAAATGGACATGCTGCATAATCcggatatataaaaaagaaaaacaaaactggcGGTGTCTATTTACTAATAAATTGCTAAACCAGTGATAAATGATAATCACttatcctaaaaaaaaaactgattatcaGAATATTCAATATTGCATTGCTTACAAcggaaaagaaaattacaatgcGCCGCGCCGCCCTATCCAGTGCCACTGATGCGAGAAATTGAAGAAACTCTGGTg is drawn from Camelina sativa cultivar DH55 chromosome 8, Cs, whole genome shotgun sequence and contains these coding sequences:
- the LOC104709000 gene encoding uncharacterized protein LOC104709000 yields the protein MRKSFKDSLKALEADIQFANTLASEYPEEYDGGCVQMRLSYSPAAHLFLFLLQWTDCHFAGALGLLRILIYKAYVDGKTTMSLHERKASIREFYDVLFPSLLQLHGGITDVEERKQKEICDKRYRKKDRTDKGKMSEIDLEREEECGICLEVRNKVVLPTCNHSMCINCYRNWRARSQSCPFCRGSLKRVNSGDLWIYTSSKEIADIPAIYKENLKRLLIYIDKLPLVASDPNLGSYAPLAR